A single Lycium ferocissimum isolate CSIRO_LF1 unplaced genomic scaffold, AGI_CSIRO_Lferr_CH_V1 ctg3339, whole genome shotgun sequence DNA region contains:
- the LOC132044045 gene encoding probable protein phosphatase 2C 47 isoform X1, with translation MGAEAEVMVPVVQQTITVLDVPCSTDVVPNSPDTTILQFVPSIRSGSFADIGPRRFMEDEHIRIDDLSAHLGSLIRFPKPCAFYGIFDGHGGPEAAAYVRKHLLRFLFEDTNFPQTSEVDDTFLKKVENSLREGFLLADLALADECSVSSSSGTTALTALILGRLLMVANVGDCRAVLCHKGEAVNMSQDHRPNYASERRRVEELGGFIDDGYLNGVLSVTRALGDWDMKKLPRGSTSPLIAEPEFRQILLTEDDEFLIIGCDGIWDVMSSQQAINLVRRGLRRHDDPEQCAKDLVMEALRLKTFDNLTVIIVCFTASLDHPDQPSQSRQRRLRCCSFSAEALCSLQSWLDNSGSR, from the exons ATGGGAGCTGAAGCAGAGGTTATGGTACCAGTAGTACAACAGACAATAACCGTCTTGGATGTCCCCTGCTCTACTGATGTG gTTCCTAATTCCCCAGATACTACAATTTTACAATTTGTTCCTAGCATTCGCTCAGGTAGCTTTGCAGATATTGGCCCGCGGAGGTTCATGGAAGATGAGCATATAAGGATAGATGATCTTTCTGCACATTTAGGCTCCCTAATCAGGTTCCCTAAGCCTTGTGCCTTCTATGGG ATATTTGATGGTCATGGAGGACCTGAGGCAGCAGCTTATGTGAGAAAACATTTACTCAGATTCCTTTTTGAGGACACCAATTTCCCTCAGACATCAGAAGTTGATGacacatttttaaaaaaggtgGAAAACTCTCTAAGAGAAGGGTTTCTTCTCGCTGACCTTGCTTTGGCTGATGAGTGTAGTGTGAGTAGTTCTTCTGGAACTACTGCATTGACAGCGCTGATATTGGGAAG GCTTTTAATGGTGGCAAATGTGGGAGACTGTCGTGCGGTTCTTTGCCACAAGGGAGAGGCAGTTAATATGTCCCAAGACCATAGACCGAATTATGCATCGGAGAGAAGACGTGTGGAAGAGTTGGGTGGATTTATTGACGATGGCTATCTCAATGGTGTCCTATCAGTGACTAGGGCCTTAGGGGACTGGGACATGAAAAAGCTGCCTCGTGGCTCCACCTCTCCTCTTATTGCGGAGCCTGAATTCAGACAGATCCTCTTGACCGAGGATGATGAATTCCTTATAATTGGCTGTGATGGGATCTGGGATGTTATGTCAAGTCAACAAGCCATTAATCTTGTACGCCGTGGTTTGAGACGGCATGATGATCCTGAACAGTGTGCTAAGGACCTTGTCATGGAGGCCTTGCGTCTCAAAACCTTTGACAATCTTACTGTGATCATTGTTTGCTTTACTGCTTCCCTTGATCATCCTGATCAACCATCACAATCACGACAAAGGCGATTAAGATGCTGCAGCTTCTCTGCAGAAGCCTTGTGCAGCTTACAGAGTTGGTTGGACAACAGTGGAAGCCGTTGA
- the LOC132044045 gene encoding probable protein phosphatase 2C 47 isoform X2 → MEDEHIRIDDLSAHLGSLIRFPKPCAFYGIFDGHGGPEAAAYVRKHLLRFLFEDTNFPQTSEVDDTFLKKVENSLREGFLLADLALADECSVSSSSGTTALTALILGRLLMVANVGDCRAVLCHKGEAVNMSQDHRPNYASERRRVEELGGFIDDGYLNGVLSVTRALGDWDMKKLPRGSTSPLIAEPEFRQILLTEDDEFLIIGCDGIWDVMSSQQAINLVRRGLRRHDDPEQCAKDLVMEALRLKTFDNLTVIIVCFTASLDHPDQPSQSRQRRLRCCSFSAEALCSLQSWLDNSGSR, encoded by the exons ATGGAAGATGAGCATATAAGGATAGATGATCTTTCTGCACATTTAGGCTCCCTAATCAGGTTCCCTAAGCCTTGTGCCTTCTATGGG ATATTTGATGGTCATGGAGGACCTGAGGCAGCAGCTTATGTGAGAAAACATTTACTCAGATTCCTTTTTGAGGACACCAATTTCCCTCAGACATCAGAAGTTGATGacacatttttaaaaaaggtgGAAAACTCTCTAAGAGAAGGGTTTCTTCTCGCTGACCTTGCTTTGGCTGATGAGTGTAGTGTGAGTAGTTCTTCTGGAACTACTGCATTGACAGCGCTGATATTGGGAAG GCTTTTAATGGTGGCAAATGTGGGAGACTGTCGTGCGGTTCTTTGCCACAAGGGAGAGGCAGTTAATATGTCCCAAGACCATAGACCGAATTATGCATCGGAGAGAAGACGTGTGGAAGAGTTGGGTGGATTTATTGACGATGGCTATCTCAATGGTGTCCTATCAGTGACTAGGGCCTTAGGGGACTGGGACATGAAAAAGCTGCCTCGTGGCTCCACCTCTCCTCTTATTGCGGAGCCTGAATTCAGACAGATCCTCTTGACCGAGGATGATGAATTCCTTATAATTGGCTGTGATGGGATCTGGGATGTTATGTCAAGTCAACAAGCCATTAATCTTGTACGCCGTGGTTTGAGACGGCATGATGATCCTGAACAGTGTGCTAAGGACCTTGTCATGGAGGCCTTGCGTCTCAAAACCTTTGACAATCTTACTGTGATCATTGTTTGCTTTACTGCTTCCCTTGATCATCCTGATCAACCATCACAATCACGACAAAGGCGATTAAGATGCTGCAGCTTCTCTGCAGAAGCCTTGTGCAGCTTACAGAGTTGGTTGGACAACAGTGGAAGCCGTTGA
- the LOC132044044 gene encoding uncharacterized protein LOC132044044 produces MSGKERLGLDYWLQWQVGVCALIFAIPTAIALRLINMRRRNTEAIIIKSTDLWVPCWRNLHPLWLLCYRASAFVAMAFMLYQTVANLGFFVFLFYTQWTFTLVGVYFALGTIISARGCWLYTRNPLSQPGERDKFLKTDAEEDNYGPSSEQRLGFWENFMQIIYQICAGAVMLTDIVFWCLLLPFMTGENFKLTLLIGLMHSVNAIFLLLDSVLSNLQFTWFGFTYFILWSCSYVVFQWSLHACCLSWWPYPFLELNTPWAPLWYLGLALVHIPCYGIYVLLIKAKGRIFSRLFPQAFLSGAEIAMEKKLT; encoded by the exons ATGTCGGGCAAAGAAAGGTTGGGGTTAGACTACTGGCTTCAATGGCAAGTAGGGGTGTGTGCTCTAATCTTCGCCATCCCAACGGCAATCGCGTTGAGGCTCATCAACATGCGAAGAAGGAACACTGAAGCTATCATCATCAAGTCCACTGATCTCTGGGTCCCCTGTTGGAGAAATCTGCATCCACTTTGGCTTCTCTGCTACAGAGCTTCCGCCTTTGTTGCCATGGCCTTCATGCTTTATCAGACTGTTGCCAACTTAGGATTCTTTGTCTTCCTATTCTACACACA GTGGACGTTTACTTTGGTTGGGGTCTATTTTGCT CTAGGAACCATTATATCGGCCCGGGGATGCTGGTTGTATACACGAAATCCTCTTTCCCAGCCCGGAGAGAGAgataaatttcttaaaacagATGCTGAAGAGGATAACTATGGGCCATCCTCTGAACAACGGCTTGGATTTTGGGAAAACTTTATGCAAATTATTTATCAG atttGTGCAGGTGCTGTTATGCTGACAGATATTGTCTTTTGGTGTCTTTTGCTCCCATTTATGACGGGCGAGAATTTTAAGCTCACCCTg CTAATTGGATTAATGCACTCTGTAAATGCTATATTTCTTCTTCTGGATTCAGTCCTGAGCAATCTT CAatttacttggtttggtttCACATATTTTATCCTGTGGAGCTGTTCTTATGTTGTTTTCCAGTGGAGTCTACACGCGTGCTGTTTATCTTG GTGGCCTTATCCTTTCTTGGAACTTAACACTCCATGGGCACCTTTGTG GTACCTTGGCTTGGCTCTGGTCCACATCCCCTGTTACGGAATATACGTTCTGCTTATCAAGGCAAAAGGCCGAATATTCTCGAGATTGTTTCCACAGGCATTTCTTAG TGGTGCTGAGATTGCAATGGAGAAGAAGCTTACTTGA